One Haloarcula sp. CBA1127 genomic window carries:
- a CDS encoding amidohydrolase family protein has product MILNAGTLITMDDERTVRSEVHVVVEDGEIVAIEDGYASGDEVVDATEEVVIPGLVNCHTHMYALPIRGAPLAASPESFYEALVDIWWNVDEAFTERDARLSALGSAVEMLQSGVTTFCDNYSGPNTLPGGLDAVAEGVSQTPIRGMITFETTARNSEAQARDGIAENKRFIDEAEDQYDTVSGHYCLHTLFTNTEDIVEECVDRATDDDRPIQIHLEEGLVDVHESIADYGKRPVFALEDMGFFDAEIIAAHCVHSTESEIEVLAENDVNVAHNPYSNINNAVGIADVETMQAHEMTIGLGDDGWDPDMFETMRSAVGIHKLKQRNPGGFDMATSLEWATIGSAAVLGMDDAIGSIEVGKRGDFVTLDLGPNPVLDGSAPYYVVSAASRADVTRTIIDGESVYEQESGVTGVDDSDMTAVGDASAELWDRL; this is encoded by the coding sequence GTGATACTGAACGCAGGGACGCTCATCACGATGGACGATGAGCGCACGGTCCGGTCAGAGGTACACGTCGTTGTCGAGGACGGTGAAATCGTGGCTATTGAGGACGGGTACGCCTCGGGCGACGAGGTTGTTGACGCCACCGAGGAAGTCGTCATCCCGGGGTTGGTGAACTGTCATACCCACATGTACGCACTCCCGATTCGCGGCGCGCCGCTCGCTGCGTCTCCTGAGAGTTTCTACGAAGCGCTCGTCGATATCTGGTGGAACGTCGACGAGGCGTTTACCGAACGTGACGCTCGCCTGTCCGCACTGGGTTCCGCTGTCGAGATGCTTCAGAGCGGCGTCACCACCTTCTGTGACAACTACTCCGGGCCAAACACGCTGCCGGGCGGTCTCGACGCCGTCGCAGAGGGAGTTTCACAGACACCGATTCGTGGGATGATTACGTTCGAGACAACAGCCCGAAACTCCGAAGCCCAGGCCAGAGATGGAATCGCGGAGAATAAGCGATTTATCGACGAAGCGGAGGACCAGTACGACACCGTGTCCGGCCACTACTGCCTCCACACGCTGTTTACCAACACCGAAGACATCGTCGAGGAGTGCGTCGACCGGGCTACCGACGACGACCGTCCCATCCAGATTCACCTCGAAGAGGGACTGGTCGACGTGCACGAATCCATCGCCGACTACGGGAAACGACCGGTGTTCGCGCTCGAGGACATGGGATTTTTCGACGCCGAGATCATCGCCGCCCACTGCGTCCATTCCACCGAGTCCGAAATCGAAGTGCTCGCAGAAAACGACGTTAACGTCGCTCACAACCCCTATTCCAATATCAACAACGCCGTCGGTATCGCCGATGTCGAAACGATGCAAGCCCACGAAATGACAATCGGGCTTGGTGACGACGGGTGGGATCCGGATATGTTCGAGACCATGCGTTCAGCCGTCGGTATCCACAAACTCAAGCAGCGTAACCCGGGCGGCTTCGACATGGCCACTTCCCTCGAATGGGCGACAATCGGCAGTGCGGCGGTGCTGGGGATGGACGACGCTATCGGCAGCATCGAGGTCGGCAAACGGGGTGATTTCGTCACGCTGGATCTGGGGCCGAATCCGGTGTTGGACGGGAGTGCACCCTACTACGTTGTCAGCGCCGCAAGCCGTGCAGACGTTACCCGGACGATTATCGATGGGGAGTCTGTGTACGAACAGGAATCAGGCGTCACCGGCGTCGATGATTCGGACATGACCGCCGTCGGCGATGCGAGTGCCGAACTCTGGGACCGGTTGTAG